One region of Syntrophobacter fumaroxidans MPOB genomic DNA includes:
- a CDS encoding hemerythrin domain-containing protein — protein sequence MKPIGPMMWEHRLIEQMLRVCEKEIEKVKESNKLDVIFIDAVVDFIRTYADRTHHGKEEDILFRDLEKKQLSPEHARIMKELVDEHVHSRETVKQLVEAKERYLRGEGTAREVVAHLEALARFYPLHIEKEDKHFFHPCMEYFTKEEQDRMLAEFYEFDRKMIHEKYRDVVERMEARGA from the coding sequence ATGAAACCGATCGGCCCGATGATGTGGGAGCACCGCCTGATCGAACAGATGCTGCGCGTGTGTGAAAAAGAGATAGAAAAAGTTAAGGAATCCAATAAATTGGATGTCATTTTCATCGATGCGGTCGTCGACTTCATCCGGACCTACGCGGACCGGACTCATCACGGGAAGGAGGAGGATATCCTTTTCCGCGACCTGGAGAAAAAGCAGCTTTCGCCGGAGCACGCCCGGATCATGAAGGAACTGGTCGATGAACATGTCCATTCACGGGAGACCGTGAAGCAACTGGTCGAGGCCAAGGAAAGGTATCTCAGGGGCGAGGGCACCGCCCGGGAGGTTGTCGCTCATCTCGAAGCGTTGGCCCGGTTTTACCCGTTGCACATCGAAAAGGAGGACAAGCACTTCTTCCACCCCTGCATGGAGTACTTCACGAAAGAGGAGCAGGACAGGATGCTCGCCGAGTTCTATGAGTTCGACAGAAAGATGATTCACGAAAAATATCGGGACGTTGTTGAACGAATGGAGGCTCGGGGCGCGTAA
- a CDS encoding RodZ domain-containing protein, producing MDDHTEDVYKMREMVESFAQRRAEDEKRAYPRFMTPEGLTGRIDPGNLSGMLLYRKDRPRGQQHGTASDRHGDGPEGHSAPGGDFEKVSDICILDFSEEGAQVYFRCENPFKITQNRLFFQIGASRLPVWLRWYQISREGNTAGFEFAEARERNQDLAHVLVSLSDRLVSFLIGEYLPKAKKDHAQACVYAYLSILYNLRLRFLETVASFYKAQACAEKCVTSRHHREIMGTLFEFESLRTLHFRQARALGGDKPFKATLEFFMKPYRDHQCGLSGRHQKVCFLENDVMNALMDSIVFWNWSIPPPDELNDRIKPVYKSFLALRSHLPGVFDGAEFDRQFIYYSFLIRSVILLKDKLIDVVSSSCPFAGQGRWGEGTAAGTGAGKSGLSVKASDLLGKEEFEEIGTPALERKLTETFGPDADVEPAVVHEARRVSGTWRGFPRMDRYLVMGPLILAICFGIAVLMWSKERPSSEAPVRPERSSLQAEAAPGPPAVGVVPRGAGPAEGAGVSPEPDVHASDDARGTLRRRAIASIPASVPEQALASVPGSGPAPVKEQPSSETTARPERSPLQAEAASVPVAAGVPGLTNTSVPNPAPNERNDSQGNAPDRTASPVPGDTPDGGAGKFAGSTASISGGGQEPKGEAAEPGEEKIAMVGGPQVAMAVPVPSARTSAPEKSKDVAPAAPPGTPLVHDFVVEAIEPSWLQVTIDKGKPWATTLQPGNRFEWKVRDRINLVVGNAGGIRIVWDGQALDPPGNPGQPVRLTLPEPQREPQRKAKSRTRR from the coding sequence ATGGATGATCATACCGAGGACGTGTACAAAATGAGAGAGATGGTCGAGTCTTTTGCGCAGAGGCGTGCGGAAGACGAGAAACGCGCTTATCCGAGATTCATGACCCCGGAGGGCCTCACCGGCCGAATCGATCCGGGCAATCTTTCCGGGATGCTGCTTTACAGAAAGGACAGGCCGCGGGGCCAACAGCATGGGACTGCCTCGGACCGGCACGGGGACGGTCCTGAAGGTCACTCTGCCCCCGGCGGAGATTTTGAAAAGGTCAGCGATATATGCATCCTCGACTTCTCGGAAGAAGGCGCTCAAGTCTACTTCCGGTGTGAAAACCCTTTCAAGATCACCCAGAACCGGCTGTTTTTCCAGATCGGGGCGAGTCGGCTTCCCGTGTGGCTGAGGTGGTACCAGATATCGCGCGAGGGGAATACGGCGGGGTTCGAGTTCGCGGAGGCGCGGGAGCGTAACCAGGATTTGGCCCACGTTCTCGTGAGCTTGAGCGACAGGCTGGTGAGTTTTCTGATCGGCGAGTACCTTCCCAAGGCGAAGAAGGATCACGCGCAGGCATGCGTATATGCCTACCTCAGCATTTTGTACAACCTCCGCCTGAGGTTTCTCGAGACGGTCGCGTCCTTCTACAAAGCGCAGGCATGCGCCGAAAAATGCGTCACAAGCCGGCATCATCGGGAAATCATGGGGACGTTGTTTGAATTCGAGTCCCTGCGGACACTTCATTTCAGGCAGGCGAGGGCGCTGGGAGGAGACAAGCCGTTCAAGGCCACCCTGGAATTCTTCATGAAACCTTACCGGGATCATCAGTGCGGGCTTTCGGGGCGGCATCAGAAGGTCTGCTTCCTGGAAAACGACGTGATGAACGCGCTCATGGACTCCATCGTTTTCTGGAACTGGTCCATCCCGCCCCCGGACGAATTGAACGACCGCATAAAACCCGTCTACAAGTCTTTCCTCGCCCTGCGTTCCCATCTGCCGGGAGTTTTCGACGGAGCGGAGTTCGACCGGCAGTTCATTTACTACAGCTTCCTGATACGCTCGGTGATATTGCTCAAGGACAAGCTCATCGACGTGGTGTCGTCATCCTGTCCGTTCGCCGGCCAGGGGAGGTGGGGGGAAGGGACTGCCGCCGGAACGGGCGCCGGGAAGTCCGGGCTTTCCGTGAAGGCTTCGGATTTGCTGGGAAAAGAAGAATTCGAGGAGATCGGGACACCGGCCCTCGAGCGGAAGCTGACGGAAACCTTCGGTCCGGACGCGGACGTCGAGCCCGCAGTGGTCCATGAAGCCCGCCGGGTGTCGGGAACCTGGCGCGGTTTTCCCCGGATGGATCGATACCTGGTGATGGGCCCGTTGATCCTGGCGATATGCTTCGGAATCGCGGTTCTCATGTGGTCGAAGGAGCGGCCTTCTTCCGAGGCTCCGGTCCGTCCGGAGCGGTCGTCCCTGCAGGCGGAAGCCGCGCCTGGTCCGCCTGCGGTGGGGGTTGTGCCGCGTGGCGCGGGACCGGCGGAGGGTGCCGGTGTGAGCCCGGAGCCCGATGTCCATGCCTCCGATGATGCCCGGGGCACGTTGCGCAGACGGGCTATCGCGTCGATCCCGGCAAGCGTGCCCGAGCAGGCGCTCGCGTCGGTCCCGGGGAGCGGGCCGGCCCCTGTGAAGGAACAGCCTTCTTCCGAGACCACGGCCCGTCCGGAGCGGTCGCCCCTTCAGGCGGAAGCCGCGTCCGTTCCTGTGGCGGCGGGTGTGCCGGGCCTTACGAACACCTCGGTTCCGAATCCCGCGCCCAATGAAAGGAACGATTCGCAGGGGAACGCCCCGGATCGAACGGCTTCTCCGGTTCCCGGCGACACTCCGGACGGCGGGGCGGGAAAATTCGCGGGAAGTACGGCTTCCATTTCCGGAGGCGGACAGGAGCCAAAGGGGGAAGCGGCGGAGCCGGGTGAGGAAAAAATCGCCATGGTCGGCGGACCGCAGGTCGCAATGGCCGTTCCGGTTCCTTCAGCCCGAACGTCCGCCCCGGAAAAATCGAAAGATGTTGCCCCCGCGGCTCCTCCCGGGACCCCGCTGGTCCACGATTTCGTCGTTGAGGCGATTGAGCCGAGTTGGCTCCAGGTGACCATCGACAAGGGGAAACCCTGGGCCACGACGCTGCAGCCCGGGAATCGGTTCGAGTGGAAGGTGCGCGACCGCATCAACCTGGTGGTGGGGAACGCGGGGGGAATCCGGATCGTGTGGGACGGGCAGGCGCTCGATCCGCCGGGCAATCCGGGCCAGCCCGTGCGCCTGACGCTCCCGGAGCCTCAGCGGGAGCCTCAGCGGAAAGCGAAATCCAGGACGCGTCGGTAA
- a CDS encoding HD domain-containing protein, with translation MIRKGLIDKLFEAASIQRWNDHVRPVEFTELDKQAHKMIIAYVLGKLEEGQRLARIDWRKLIEGGIFEFLHRVILTDIKPPVFHKMMSKKGAEINAHVCRKLEQDVRDIGGDFAEKLKSYLFDRDYSPFEKRLLKAAHYLATNWEFQIIYSAAPFIYGIEKTKEEIENQIEDHYDLIGVQKISLRKKSFGFIDLCGQLRFQQRWAHSPRVPKTSVLGHVLIVAMLCYFLSVEIDACDRRVYNNFFAGLLHDLPEVLTRDIIHPVKRSVEGLEEIVKEYEEIQLEEKILPLLPSSMREEIVYFLQDEFKNKIIDAGAVKKGVSGETMDACNSDAYSPLDGEIIEVCDKLAAFIEASLSIQHGIKSHQLEEGKRFSYENYRDKRVGKLRFGYLFDYYN, from the coding sequence ATGATCAGGAAAGGATTGATCGACAAGCTTTTCGAGGCCGCCAGCATTCAAAGATGGAACGATCACGTGCGCCCGGTCGAGTTCACGGAGCTCGACAAGCAGGCCCACAAAATGATCATCGCCTACGTCCTGGGAAAGCTGGAAGAAGGGCAACGGCTGGCTCGAATCGACTGGCGAAAGCTCATCGAGGGGGGGATCTTCGAATTTCTTCACAGGGTGATCCTGACGGATATAAAGCCGCCCGTGTTTCACAAGATGATGAGCAAGAAAGGCGCGGAAATCAATGCGCACGTGTGCCGCAAGCTGGAGCAGGACGTTCGGGACATCGGGGGGGATTTCGCGGAAAAGCTCAAGTCCTATCTCTTCGATCGCGATTACAGCCCGTTTGAAAAGCGGCTGCTCAAGGCCGCCCACTACCTGGCCACCAACTGGGAGTTTCAAATCATCTACAGTGCCGCCCCCTTCATCTACGGAATTGAGAAAACCAAGGAGGAAATCGAAAACCAGATCGAAGACCACTACGATCTGATCGGCGTTCAGAAAATCTCCTTGCGGAAGAAATCCTTCGGCTTCATCGACCTGTGCGGTCAGCTGAGATTTCAGCAGCGCTGGGCCCACTCTCCCCGGGTGCCCAAGACCTCGGTGCTTGGCCACGTGTTGATCGTGGCCATGCTCTGCTATTTCCTCTCGGTCGAAATCGACGCCTGTGACAGAAGAGTCTACAACAACTTCTTTGCGGGACTGCTGCACGATCTTCCCGAAGTGCTGACCCGGGACATTATCCATCCGGTGAAAAGGTCGGTGGAAGGGCTGGAGGAGATTGTAAAGGAATATGAAGAAATCCAACTTGAAGAAAAAATACTTCCCTTGCTGCCCTCTTCCATGAGAGAAGAAATAGTGTATTTTCTTCAAGACGAATTCAAAAACAAGATCATCGATGCCGGGGCGGTCAAGAAGGGCGTATCCGGGGAGACCATGGACGCGTGCAACAGCGATGCGTATTCTCCGTTGGATGGAGAGATCATCGAGGTGTGTGATAAGCTGGCCGCGTTCATCGAAGCCTCTCTCTCGATTCAGCACGGCATCAAATCGCACCAGCTTGAAGAAGGAAAGCGGTTCTCATATGAGAACTACCGGGACAAGCGGGTGGGGAAATTGCGTTTCGGATACCTGTTTGATTATTATAATTGA